One stretch of Corynebacterium imitans DNA includes these proteins:
- a CDS encoding TetR/AcrR family transcriptional regulator — translation MTRRLSVEERRAEILDAATTTFASLPYGDVSAQLIAQRCGVSEGLIFHYFGSKAGLYAAFLQDTAFDFTRFRDPAELVRAYLDHIAARPFVWAAGRRSGEEPLEAIHLRIEHRDAAVHTLCELLGRSDERARIAVSGTLGFLDAIALDWVDEGCPASRRELLIDATLAALNAAC, via the coding sequence ATGACGCGCCGCTTGAGTGTCGAGGAACGCCGCGCCGAGATCCTCGACGCCGCCACCACGACCTTTGCTTCCCTGCCTTATGGCGATGTCTCTGCCCAGCTTATCGCCCAACGCTGCGGGGTGTCGGAGGGCCTCATCTTCCACTACTTCGGCTCCAAGGCGGGCCTATACGCGGCGTTCCTGCAGGACACGGCGTTCGACTTCACCCGCTTCCGCGATCCCGCGGAGCTTGTGCGCGCCTACCTCGACCACATCGCCGCGCGCCCCTTCGTGTGGGCGGCCGGGCGCCGCAGCGGCGAGGAACCGCTCGAGGCGATCCACCTGCGCATCGAGCACCGCGACGCCGCCGTCCACACGCTGTGCGAGCTGCTCGGTCGCAGCGACGAACGCGCCCGCATCGCGGTCTCCGGCACGCTCGGCTTTCTCGATGCCATCGCGCTGGACTGGGTCGACGAGGGCTGTCCCGCCTCACGCCGCGAGCTGCTTATCGA
- a CDS encoding alpha-amylase family protein: protein MKPQLADVIWWHVYPLGATGAPIRDRAGDDSGHRLGQIEAWLDYLIELGCNGLLLGPIFESVTHGYDTLDHYRIDARLGDDADFDSLIAACHERGIQVMLDGVFNHVARTHPWVAEGLAGDTDWEGHADLATLHHEDPRIIDAVVDIMCHWLRRGIQGWRLDVAYSVPPEFWRTVLARVREEFPDVLILGEVIHGDYAAITEAGTLDAVTQYELWKGLWSSIADTNFWELDHAIGRHAEIAARTLPNTFIGNHDVDRIASKVGQDGEIIALALLMSLPGMPSLYYGDEQGFEARRGEGFAADDPVRPPLPATPAELSELGSWVLAEHKKLIGVRRRNQWLTHAEVEVLDKQNATISLRSRGADGEEIQTDAWLEPTYGVRIRAGEEVLYEWQA, encoded by the coding sequence ATGAAACCGCAACTCGCCGACGTGATCTGGTGGCACGTCTACCCGCTTGGCGCCACCGGCGCCCCCATCCGCGACCGCGCAGGCGACGACTCCGGGCACCGCCTGGGCCAGATCGAGGCCTGGCTGGACTACCTCATTGAGCTCGGCTGCAACGGGCTGTTGCTCGGCCCCATCTTCGAGTCGGTCACCCACGGCTACGACACCCTCGACCACTACCGCATCGACGCCCGGCTTGGCGACGACGCCGACTTCGACAGTCTCATTGCCGCCTGCCACGAGCGTGGCATCCAGGTCATGCTCGACGGCGTGTTCAACCACGTCGCCCGCACCCACCCCTGGGTTGCCGAGGGCCTGGCCGGAGACACCGACTGGGAGGGCCACGCCGATCTAGCCACCCTGCACCACGAGGACCCGCGCATTATCGATGCGGTGGTGGACATCATGTGCCACTGGCTGCGCCGCGGCATCCAGGGCTGGCGCCTGGACGTGGCCTACTCGGTGCCGCCCGAGTTCTGGCGCACCGTGCTTGCGCGCGTGCGCGAGGAGTTCCCCGACGTGCTCATCCTCGGCGAGGTCATCCACGGCGACTACGCTGCGATCACCGAGGCCGGCACCCTCGACGCGGTCACGCAGTACGAGCTGTGGAAGGGGCTGTGGTCCTCCATCGCGGACACGAACTTCTGGGAGCTCGACCACGCGATCGGTCGCCACGCGGAGATCGCCGCGCGCACCCTGCCCAACACCTTCATCGGCAACCACGACGTCGACCGCATCGCCTCCAAGGTGGGCCAGGACGGCGAGATCATCGCGCTCGCGCTGCTGATGAGCCTGCCCGGCATGCCGAGCCTCTATTACGGCGACGAGCAGGGCTTCGAGGCGCGGCGCGGCGAAGGTTTTGCCGCCGACGATCCCGTACGACCCCCGCTGCCCGCCACGCCTGCGGAGCTGTCTGAACTGGGCAGCTGGGTGCTCGCCGAGCACAAGAAGCTCATCGGCGTGCGCCGCCGCAACCAGTGGCTCACCCACGCCGAGGTAGAAGTCCTGGACAAGCAAAACGCCACGATCTCCCTGCGGAGTCGTGGCGCGGACGGCGAGGAAATCCAGACCGACGCGTGGCTAGAGCCCACCTACGGGGTGCGCATCCGCGCCGGGGAAGAGGTCCTCTACGAGTGGCAGGCCTAG
- a CDS encoding M20/M25/M40 family metallo-hydrolase, which produces MSTASSLADTTVALLQELIQLACVNDLTPDSGQEHKAADALERFFADCPNVRVERFESHPGRTSIAFTLEGSDPEAEPLTLLGHTDVVPVDAAKWTKEPFGAQLIDGRIYGRGATDMLYITAAMAAVVRDVALSGTQPTGTLTFVGCADEEARGGLGVGWLAEHHPDAFSWKNCLSEEGGSHLPVQDGSDALVVVVGEKGAAQRRLTVHGDAGHGSTPHGRDLTIAKIGKVAERIAALNPPVTSDEPWPGYVRAWKFDEATEAALLAGEGYEAFGQLQRYSHAMSHLTVAPTVLRAGGAINVLPSEASLDLDIRQLPGQTQEEIDELLREALGDMADEVEITHLITEDATVSPTEGPLYEAIVDTFAEFFPDAAVVPTLAAGGSDLRFARRKGGVGYGFALHQRERTLGQVLDLLHSHDEYVEVEDVELTVKAYRSLVRRMVKA; this is translated from the coding sequence GTGTCTACTGCTTCTTCTCTCGCAGATACCACAGTTGCGCTGCTGCAAGAGTTAATTCAGCTCGCGTGCGTCAACGATCTCACCCCCGATTCCGGGCAGGAGCACAAGGCCGCGGATGCGCTCGAACGCTTTTTCGCGGATTGCCCCAACGTGCGCGTCGAGCGCTTCGAGTCCCATCCGGGGCGCACCTCCATCGCCTTTACGCTGGAGGGTTCGGACCCTGAGGCCGAGCCGCTGACCCTGCTCGGCCACACCGACGTGGTGCCGGTTGATGCGGCGAAGTGGACAAAGGAGCCCTTTGGGGCCCAGCTTATCGACGGGCGCATCTACGGCCGCGGCGCCACCGACATGCTCTACATCACCGCCGCTATGGCCGCCGTGGTGCGCGACGTCGCCTTAAGCGGCACCCAGCCCACCGGCACCCTGACGTTTGTCGGCTGCGCGGACGAAGAAGCCCGCGGCGGGCTCGGGGTCGGCTGGCTCGCCGAGCACCACCCGGACGCCTTCTCGTGGAAGAACTGCCTCTCTGAAGAGGGAGGCTCGCACCTTCCGGTGCAGGACGGCTCGGACGCACTGGTGGTCGTCGTCGGCGAGAAGGGTGCGGCACAGCGCCGCCTGACAGTGCACGGGGACGCGGGGCACGGCTCCACCCCGCACGGGCGGGACTTAACCATCGCCAAGATCGGCAAGGTGGCGGAGCGCATCGCGGCGCTCAATCCGCCGGTGACCTCGGACGAGCCGTGGCCCGGCTACGTGCGGGCGTGGAAGTTCGACGAGGCGACCGAGGCGGCGCTGCTTGCCGGCGAGGGCTACGAGGCCTTCGGTCAGCTCCAGCGCTACTCGCACGCGATGAGCCACCTCACCGTGGCACCGACGGTGCTGCGTGCGGGCGGGGCCATCAACGTGCTGCCTTCGGAAGCCTCGCTGGATTTAGACATCCGCCAGCTGCCGGGTCAGACCCAGGAGGAGATCGACGAGCTGTTGCGCGAGGCACTCGGTGACATGGCCGACGAGGTGGAAATCACCCACCTGATCACCGAGGACGCCACGGTTTCCCCGACCGAAGGCCCGCTGTACGAAGCGATCGTGGACACCTTCGCCGAGTTCTTCCCCGACGCCGCCGTGGTGCCGACGCTCGCCGCCGGCGGCTCGGACCTGCGCTTTGCGCGCCGCAAGGGCGGGGTCGGCTACGGCTTTGCGCTGCACCAGCGCGAGCGCACACTCGGCCAGGTGCTCGACCTTCTGCACAGCCACGACGAGTACGTGGAAGTGGAGGACGTGGAGCTGACCGTCAAGGCGTATCGGAGCCTGGTGCGGCGCATGGTGAAGGCGTAA
- a CDS encoding TetR/AcrR family transcriptional regulator, which produces MARREGSMDPRAVRTRGAFLNATRELQLENKTEDITVSAIVKRAGMSRQVFYEHYDGRDAVVGALIEHTFRPVIDAYIKEYIESDNPRAAIDVLVGGMYEERDLLLNVVGGPALPAVLGVFTTPEQPMLRNAVDSLQERLGKIDQQYQEDLGDLLRAGAFRLMVKSVREAGSAAEAADRVAEVLGILRKAF; this is translated from the coding sequence ATGGCCCGTCGAGAGGGCAGTATGGACCCCCGCGCAGTACGGACCCGCGGGGCATTCCTGAATGCCACAAGGGAACTCCAGCTGGAAAATAAGACCGAGGACATTACGGTCTCCGCAATCGTGAAGCGCGCCGGCATGAGCCGCCAGGTCTTCTACGAGCACTACGACGGCCGTGACGCCGTGGTCGGCGCGCTCATCGAGCACACCTTCCGCCCCGTCATCGACGCATATATCAAGGAATACATCGAAAGCGACAACCCGCGCGCCGCCATCGACGTGCTCGTCGGCGGCATGTACGAGGAGCGCGACCTTTTGCTTAACGTGGTCGGCGGCCCGGCTTTGCCCGCTGTGCTGGGGGTCTTTACCACCCCGGAGCAGCCGATGCTGCGCAACGCGGTCGACTCCTTGCAAGAGCGCCTGGGCAAGATCGACCAGCAGTACCAGGAGGACCTCGGCGATCTGTTGCGTGCTGGTGCCTTCCGCTTGATGGTCAAGTCCGTACGGGAAGCAGGCAGCGCCGCCGAAGCCGCCGACCGCGTCGCTGAGGTGCTCGGTATCCTGCGCAAGGCGTTTTAA
- a CDS encoding TetR/AcrR family transcriptional regulator, with translation MTQAKNVARRQGSVDPRAVRTREALVSATIELLATKRVDQLSVSGIVKAAQVSRQVFYEHFQDRDGVVLAAGEAVLAPAYEEFAANFVGDESYPEQVRQLARAIEPYRPMVCHLIDSPVHAKLNQVLCALLFTPIRDGLREMLDEQGKKASGQLLDDAAVFMIAGTQNLFIRAYRDQLGAGATAERIEQLRLLLGGF, from the coding sequence ATGACCCAGGCGAAGAACGTGGCACGGAGACAGGGCAGTGTTGACCCGCGGGCGGTCCGCACCCGCGAGGCGCTCGTGAGCGCCACAATCGAGTTGCTCGCCACCAAGCGGGTGGACCAGCTTTCCGTCTCTGGCATTGTGAAGGCGGCGCAGGTGAGCCGCCAGGTCTTCTACGAGCATTTCCAGGACCGCGACGGCGTGGTGCTCGCGGCCGGGGAGGCCGTGCTCGCGCCTGCCTACGAGGAGTTTGCCGCTAACTTCGTCGGCGATGAAAGCTACCCGGAGCAGGTGCGCCAGCTCGCCCGCGCGATTGAGCCGTACCGGCCGATGGTGTGCCACCTCATCGATTCCCCGGTGCACGCGAAGCTCAACCAGGTGCTGTGCGCCCTGCTGTTCACGCCGATCCGCGACGGGCTCAGGGAGATGCTCGATGAGCAGGGCAAAAAGGCCTCGGGGCAGCTTCTCGACGACGCGGCGGTGTTCATGATCGCCGGCACCCAGAACCTGTTTATTCGGGCCTACCGCGACCAGCTTGGGGCCGGGGCGACGGCGGAGCGCATCGAGCAGCTGCGCCTCCTCCTCGGCGGCTTCTAG
- a CDS encoding App1 family protein: protein MGFSDVVRWAEHRINSADVKAKSRRGWVPQVTGFTGYGNSERARVLGRVLMADPEREPKTKVERGYRQFFTTQVPNIAVTVELGEQRVTAQTDRNGYLEVLILDHGLQPGWHTATVRTPLSAEATEARVQIIADDVTHGLISDVDDTIMVTMLPRAMLAAWNSWVKKTNTRQPVPGMRNLYAELLAPGEPTFYVSTGAWNTFDTLTDFIAREKLPPGPLLLTDWGPTPTGLFRSGQEHKRVALRNLIVDFPNIRWTLVGDDGQHDPMLYSDLVQEHPDRVRLVAIRELSRSEHILAHGTTATISAPGNYRTIKAIHGHTGFDLVREFKKL from the coding sequence ATGGGATTTTCAGACGTGGTCCGCTGGGCGGAGCACCGCATCAACAGCGCCGACGTGAAGGCGAAATCGCGCCGCGGCTGGGTACCGCAAGTCACCGGTTTTACCGGCTACGGCAACTCCGAGCGCGCCCGCGTGCTCGGCCGCGTGCTCATGGCCGACCCGGAGCGCGAGCCGAAAACCAAGGTGGAGCGCGGTTACCGCCAGTTCTTCACCACCCAGGTCCCCAACATCGCAGTCACCGTCGAGCTGGGTGAGCAGCGCGTCACCGCCCAGACCGACCGCAACGGCTACCTTGAAGTACTGATTCTGGACCACGGGCTTCAACCCGGCTGGCACACTGCCACCGTGCGCACCCCCTTGAGCGCCGAGGCCACCGAGGCGCGGGTGCAGATCATCGCCGACGACGTCACGCACGGCCTGATCTCCGACGTGGACGACACGATCATGGTGACTATGCTGCCGCGCGCCATGCTCGCCGCCTGGAACTCCTGGGTGAAGAAGACAAACACCCGCCAGCCCGTGCCCGGCATGCGCAACCTGTACGCGGAACTCCTCGCCCCCGGCGAGCCGACGTTCTACGTATCCACCGGCGCGTGGAACACGTTCGACACGCTCACGGACTTCATCGCGCGCGAGAAGCTGCCGCCCGGCCCCCTGCTGCTCACCGACTGGGGCCCGACCCCGACCGGGCTGTTCCGCAGCGGCCAAGAACACAAGCGGGTCGCGCTGCGCAACCTCATCGTGGACTTCCCCAACATCCGCTGGACGCTGGTCGGCGACGACGGGCAGCACGACCCCATGCTCTACTCGGACCTGGTCCAGGAGCACCCGGACCGGGTGCGCCTGGTGGCGATCCGCGAGCTCAGCCGCTCCGAGCACATCCTCGCCCACGGCACTACCGCCACGATTTCGGCACCCGGCAACTACCGCACGATCAAGGCGATCCACGGGCACACCGGCTTCGACTTGGTGAGGGAGTTCAAGAAGCTGTGA
- the amn gene encoding AMP nucleosidase — MDVVGSAHVAVDTLIELYEVSCERARDAMSSGDYARYEDVYYPKLSVTIDDWVPVDRSEPFGYVDESGVYSAELSRPDLMAPYLRAQLEALTGNYECVIRVGYSDTRIPPEYIRGTGTRPANAPSVPRPTLDEVHDAIIDGHWDAFHGNEKPLFHFGPQRFDLALARLEHYTGIQVESLQKYILFTNYDMHVTEFVKFGESELAREGSRYTRLVTPEGNAKYQMPRYDLVTEDGDGITMINIGVGPSNAKTITDSLAVLRPEAWIMIGHCAGMDARMRIGDLILGNAYERKDSVLDEHIRPDSPIPAVPEIQRTLEKAVSKIYGQDSALMRTGTVLSTGDRNWEWKTPQDLWEWLRGSTAAAVDMESCTIAANGYRYRVPYGALLAVSDLPLHAVPKLPAAAQAFYSNSKEAHVMCAVRAMEKLAKNPQRLRTRKLRRTIGELPFR, encoded by the coding sequence ATGGATGTTGTGGGAAGTGCGCACGTGGCCGTCGATACACTCATTGAGCTCTATGAAGTGTCGTGCGAGCGTGCGCGCGACGCGATGAGCAGCGGGGACTACGCGCGCTACGAGGATGTCTACTATCCCAAGCTGTCCGTGACGATCGACGATTGGGTGCCGGTGGACCGCTCCGAGCCCTTCGGCTACGTCGACGAGTCCGGGGTGTACAGCGCGGAGCTTTCGCGCCCGGACCTGATGGCACCGTACCTGCGCGCTCAACTCGAGGCGTTGACCGGCAATTACGAGTGCGTTATCCGCGTTGGCTACTCGGACACCCGCATCCCGCCCGAGTACATCCGGGGCACCGGCACCCGCCCCGCGAACGCCCCCTCCGTGCCGCGGCCGACCCTCGACGAGGTGCACGACGCGATTATCGACGGCCACTGGGACGCCTTTCACGGCAACGAAAAGCCGCTCTTCCACTTCGGCCCCCAACGCTTCGACCTCGCGCTCGCCCGGCTCGAGCACTACACGGGCATCCAGGTCGAGTCGCTGCAGAAGTACATTCTGTTTACCAACTACGACATGCACGTCACCGAGTTCGTGAAATTCGGCGAGTCGGAGCTTGCGCGCGAAGGCTCTCGCTACACGCGCCTGGTCACACCGGAGGGCAACGCGAAGTACCAGATGCCGCGCTACGACCTGGTCACTGAGGACGGCGACGGCATCACCATGATCAACATCGGCGTCGGCCCCTCGAACGCGAAGACCATCACGGATTCGCTGGCGGTGCTGCGCCCGGAGGCGTGGATCATGATTGGCCACTGCGCGGGCATGGACGCACGCATGCGCATCGGCGACCTCATCCTGGGCAACGCGTATGAGCGCAAGGACTCGGTGTTGGACGAGCACATCCGCCCAGACTCGCCGATCCCGGCCGTGCCCGAGATCCAGCGCACCCTGGAAAAGGCGGTCTCCAAGATCTACGGGCAGGACTCCGCGCTCATGCGCACCGGCACCGTGCTGTCCACCGGCGACCGCAACTGGGAGTGGAAGACGCCGCAGGATTTGTGGGAGTGGCTGCGCGGCTCGACGGCGGCCGCGGTGGACATGGAGTCCTGCACCATCGCCGCGAACGGCTACCGGTATCGCGTGCCCTACGGCGCGCTGCTGGCCGTGTCCGACCTGCCGCTGCACGCGGTGCCAAAGCTTCCTGCGGCCGCGCAGGCCTTCTACTCCAACTCGAAGGAGGCGCACGTGATGTGCGCGGTGCGCGCGATGGAGAAGCTGGCGAAGAACCCGCAGCGGCTGCGCACCCGCAAGCTGCGCCGTACGATTGGAGAGCTGCCATTCCGGTAG
- a CDS encoding Sir2 family NAD-dependent protein deacetylase, protein MAHASAVRSIERVVHETTTPTDPELAIQRVVEQLRAGKVLVITGAGVSTDSGIPDYRSAGGRLTKGRPMTYQEFAHSPTQVRRYWARAFVGMQFMRAAAPNRTHFALVELERAGLLTGIVTQNVDGLHAQAGSRKVIALHGDMEKVVCLDCGARHARSLIDALLTQANPNYFDSVEVTGNMINPDGDVELRAEDVERFRMIDCPTCGGQRLKPSVVYFGENVPRGRRQAAHDWLEESNSVLALGTSLAVMSGYRFVIDARKQGKPVSVVNGGPGRGDPKATTLWRTGVAEAMDAILDGLEL, encoded by the coding sequence ATGGCGCACGCGAGCGCCGTGCGCTCCATCGAGCGGGTCGTCCACGAAACCACCACGCCAACGGACCCGGAGCTAGCGATCCAGCGAGTAGTAGAGCAGCTGCGCGCCGGCAAAGTCCTGGTGATCACCGGCGCGGGCGTGTCCACCGACTCCGGCATCCCCGACTACCGCTCCGCGGGCGGCCGCCTGACTAAGGGCCGGCCGATGACGTACCAGGAGTTCGCCCACTCACCGACGCAGGTACGCCGCTACTGGGCGCGCGCGTTCGTCGGCATGCAGTTCATGCGCGCCGCCGCACCGAACCGCACCCACTTCGCGCTGGTCGAGCTGGAGCGCGCCGGGCTGCTCACCGGCATTGTCACCCAGAACGTCGACGGGCTGCACGCCCAAGCCGGCTCGCGCAAGGTCATCGCGCTGCACGGAGATATGGAGAAGGTCGTCTGCCTTGATTGCGGCGCGCGCCATGCCCGCTCGCTTATCGACGCCCTGCTCACCCAAGCCAACCCCAACTATTTCGATTCCGTTGAGGTCACAGGAAACATGATCAACCCCGACGGCGACGTGGAGCTGCGCGCCGAAGACGTCGAGCGCTTCCGCATGATCGACTGCCCGACGTGCGGCGGCCAGCGGCTGAAGCCTTCGGTGGTCTACTTTGGGGAGAACGTGCCGAGGGGGCGTCGACAAGCGGCGCACGACTGGCTCGAGGAGTCGAATTCTGTGCTCGCGCTGGGGACCTCGCTTGCGGTGATGAGCGGCTACCGCTTCGTCATCGACGCCCGCAAGCAGGGCAAACCCGTCTCGGTGGTCAACGGCGGGCCGGGCCGCGGCGACCCGAAGGCGACGACGCTGTGGCGCACCGGGGTCGCTGAGGCAATGGACGCCATCCTCGACGGGCTGGAGCTTTAG